In the genome of Tropicibacter oceani, one region contains:
- a CDS encoding lactoylglutathione lyase family protein codes for MTQTPRTFSHIGLSVPDLEAAVKFYADVLGFYVVMAPSEAVEDDSAIGVMCTDVFGPGWGSLRIAHLSTADGIGIEIFEFPGNYAPDDNLEHKRHGTFHFAVQDPDVEGLAQRIVEAGGRQRMPVREYFPGSKPYRMVYVEDPFGIVFELYSHSYELTYSAGAYE; via the coding sequence ATGACCCAGACCCCCCGCACCTTTTCCCACATCGGGCTGTCCGTTCCGGACCTTGAAGCCGCTGTGAAATTCTACGCCGACGTGCTCGGATTCTACGTCGTGATGGCGCCGTCCGAGGCCGTCGAGGACGACAGCGCCATTGGCGTGATGTGCACGGATGTCTTTGGTCCGGGATGGGGGTCGCTTCGGATCGCGCACCTGTCAACCGCAGACGGTATCGGCATCGAGATCTTCGAGTTCCCCGGCAACTACGCGCCCGACGACAATCTTGAGCACAAGCGCCACGGCACCTTTCACTTTGCGGTGCAGGACCCGGATGTCGAAGGTCTGGCCCAACGCATCGTCGAAGCCGGCGGGCGGCAGCGGATGCCGGTGCGCGAATACTTCCCGGGGTCCAAGCCCTATCGGATGGTCTACGTCGAAGACCCCTTCGGCATCGTCTTCGAGCTTTACAGCCACAGCTACGAGCTGACCTATTCTGCTGGTGCCTACGAATGA
- a CDS encoding LysR family transcriptional regulator yields the protein MLNATWLETFTTLCETGHFTQAAARLNMTQPGVSQHLRKLEQQVGQGLVSRQGKSFTLTPAGEAVFELGLSRRAEEKRLRDAIEADDRDAGPVHIACSGSFAMLLYPILLPWMRAAPDLSVHLQAAPQAEILAGLLEGRFDLGVLAADPNHVRLEARHIGREELCLVLPADTADTPMAFADLEARGFIAHPDGYGYADDLLRLNFPDDYPGADRLSLRGSVNQIGQIPAPVAKGIGYTLLPRSGVEAFADKASLSVFPLPKRRWHELWLVMRRGRRLSARARHARDMIAQAAGQLR from the coding sequence ATGCTCAACGCCACCTGGCTCGAAACCTTTACCACGCTTTGCGAAACCGGGCATTTCACCCAAGCCGCAGCGCGGCTGAACATGACCCAACCGGGTGTGAGCCAGCATCTCAGGAAACTCGAACAGCAGGTCGGGCAGGGGCTGGTCAGTCGGCAAGGCAAGAGTTTCACCCTGACCCCGGCGGGCGAAGCGGTTTTTGAGCTGGGTCTGTCGCGCCGCGCCGAGGAGAAACGCCTGCGCGACGCCATCGAGGCAGACGACCGGGACGCGGGGCCGGTTCACATCGCATGTTCGGGCAGCTTTGCGATGCTGCTTTATCCGATCCTGCTGCCCTGGATGCGCGCCGCGCCCGATCTGAGTGTTCATCTTCAGGCCGCGCCGCAGGCCGAGATCCTGGCAGGGCTGCTGGAAGGTCGTTTCGACCTGGGCGTGCTGGCGGCGGACCCTAACCACGTGCGGCTGGAGGCCAGACACATCGGACGCGAAGAGCTGTGTCTTGTCCTGCCGGCGGACACAGCCGACACGCCAATGGCTTTCGCCGATCTCGAGGCTCGTGGCTTCATCGCGCACCCCGACGGCTACGGCTATGCCGATGACTTGCTGAGGCTGAATTTTCCGGACGACTACCCCGGTGCCGATCGGCTTAGCCTGCGCGGTTCGGTCAACCAGATCGGTCAGATTCCTGCCCCCGTGGCCAAGGGGATCGGCTACACGCTTCTCCCCAGAAGCGGTGTGGAAGCTTTCGCCGACAAGGCGAGCCTCTCTGTCTTCCCGCTTCCCAAACGCCGTTGGCACGAGCTGTGGCTTGTGATGCGCCGCGGTCGCCGCTTGTCGGCGAGGGCGCGCCATGCGCGGGACATGATCGCGCAAGCGGCTGGCCAACTTCGGTGA
- a CDS encoding monovalent cation/H+ antiporter subunit A — protein sequence MSHQGTLLLLIAVLPFVGALLPGLMIRAGRTVSAISTAVPTFLALTMLVVLAPGVLRGEIVQAEIAWLPQLGLSASFFLDGLGLLFAGMILGVGLLITLYARFYLSGDDPMGQFYTYLLLFQGAMLGIVLSDNILLLLIFWELTSLSSFLLIGYWKHLPEGRQGARMALAVTGAGGLAMIGGMLILGNIVGSYNLTDILQAGDLIRASEWYLPALILILLGAFTKSAQFPFHFWLPHAMAAPTPVSAYLHSATMVKAGVFLMARMWPALAGTDAWFYIVATTGLVTMVLGACIALFKDDLKALLAFSTVSHLGLLTMLLGFGTQAAAVAAVFHIINHLTFKAALFMTAGIVDHETHTRDIKRLGGLRHLMPITFLIGTVAALSMAGIPLFNGFLSKEMMLEEASHTNWINSPYAVPVLATIGALLSVAYSLRFIFHVFLGPVRDDYPSKPHDPPFGMWAAPALLAVLVVVIGVAPFLAEGVVTAAANAVTGADLHPHLKIWHGVTPALWMSIVAVIGGAILLSQHRLFERLWNAAPRPEAKAIFDRLVAAIVAATRAITELSHNGAISRYLAIFTVTSVGAGWIAYSSSGLSAPTRGLLPVAPIVVVGWIMLIVATLSVVTMHHHRFRALVLIGIIGLSISAGFAFLSAPDLALTQISVETVTIMLLLLALHFMPKVTPHESPMGLKLRDGAIALGAGGGVAALAYAFMMRDIETISDYHLANSYEGGGGTNVVNVILVDFRGYDTFGEIIVLGIAGLVIYAMMHALLEGPAGRRLKNTDYSQDRSRDRHPLMMVVVTRVLMPIAIMVGLYFFLRGHNQPGGGFVAGLVIAIALLMQYMASGFAWTQERQRIEYHTLIGLGVVVAALTGVGSWLAGRPFLTSAYTYVSLPPIEKFELATAMLFDLGVFLTVLGAVMLMLYSLSRIARFAGETVNVEAMDYDPGERAQEQAEAER from the coding sequence ATGAGCCACCAGGGAACGCTCCTTCTATTGATCGCAGTGCTGCCCTTTGTCGGAGCGCTGTTGCCGGGGTTGATGATACGGGCAGGGCGCACGGTCAGTGCCATATCGACGGCCGTGCCGACCTTTCTTGCGCTCACGATGCTTGTCGTCCTGGCGCCGGGCGTGCTGCGCGGCGAGATCGTGCAGGCCGAAATCGCATGGTTGCCGCAGCTTGGGCTGTCTGCCTCGTTCTTTCTGGACGGGCTGGGCCTGCTGTTCGCAGGGATGATCCTGGGCGTTGGCCTGCTGATCACGCTTTACGCACGGTTTTACCTGTCGGGCGACGATCCGATGGGGCAGTTCTATACTTATCTTCTGCTGTTCCAGGGCGCGATGCTGGGCATTGTCCTGTCGGACAACATCCTGCTTTTGTTGATTTTCTGGGAACTGACTTCGCTGTCCTCCTTCCTGCTGATCGGCTATTGGAAACACCTGCCCGAGGGGCGTCAGGGCGCGCGCATGGCGCTGGCGGTGACCGGGGCAGGCGGGCTTGCCATGATTGGCGGCATGCTGATCCTGGGCAACATCGTGGGCAGCTACAACCTGACCGACATCCTGCAGGCGGGTGATCTGATCCGCGCGTCCGAATGGTATCTGCCGGCGCTGATCCTGATCCTGCTGGGGGCCTTCACCAAGTCGGCGCAGTTCCCGTTCCATTTCTGGCTGCCGCATGCCATGGCCGCGCCGACACCGGTTTCGGCCTATCTGCATTCGGCGACCATGGTGAAGGCCGGGGTGTTCCTGATGGCGCGGATGTGGCCGGCGCTGGCCGGCACCGACGCCTGGTTCTACATCGTCGCGACCACCGGGCTGGTGACCATGGTGCTGGGCGCCTGCATCGCGCTGTTCAAGGATGACCTCAAGGCGCTGCTGGCCTTTTCGACGGTCAGCCACCTGGGACTTTTGACGATGCTTCTGGGCTTTGGCACCCAGGCCGCTGCCGTGGCGGCGGTGTTTCACATCATCAACCACCTGACCTTCAAGGCGGCGCTGTTCATGACCGCCGGGATCGTGGATCACGAAACCCATACCCGCGACATCAAGCGGCTGGGCGGGCTTCGCCACCTGATGCCGATCACCTTCCTGATCGGCACGGTCGCGGCCTTGTCGATGGCGGGTATTCCGCTGTTCAACGGTTTCCTGTCCAAGGAAATGATGCTTGAGGAAGCGTCGCACACCAACTGGATCAACAGCCCCTATGCGGTGCCGGTGCTGGCAACCATCGGCGCGCTGCTGTCGGTGGCCTATTCGCTGCGCTTCATCTTTCATGTCTTCCTTGGTCCGGTGCGCGACGATTACCCGAGCAAGCCGCATGATCCGCCCTTTGGCATGTGGGCCGCGCCTGCCTTGCTTGCGGTGCTGGTGGTGGTCATCGGGGTTGCGCCCTTCCTCGCCGAAGGCGTGGTGACGGCGGCGGCCAATGCCGTGACCGGGGCTGACCTGCACCCGCATCTGAAAATCTGGCACGGGGTCACACCGGCGCTGTGGATGTCGATCGTCGCGGTGATCGGCGGGGCAATCCTGCTGTCGCAGCACCGCCTGTTCGAGCGGCTGTGGAACGCCGCACCAAGGCCCGAGGCCAAGGCCATCTTTGACCGGCTGGTCGCGGCCATCGTCGCCGCGACCCGTGCCATCACCGAGCTGAGCCACAATGGCGCGATCAGCCGCTACCTGGCCATCTTTACGGTGACCTCGGTGGGTGCGGGCTGGATCGCCTATTCCTCCAGCGGGCTGTCCGCCCCGACCCGCGGGTTGCTGCCTGTGGCGCCGATCGTGGTGGTGGGCTGGATCATGTTGATCGTTGCCACCCTGTCGGTCGTGACCATGCATCACCACCGGTTCCGCGCGCTGGTCCTGATCGGGATCATCGGGCTGTCGATTTCCGCCGGCTTTGCCTTTTTGTCGGCGCCTGACCTGGCGCTGACGCAGATCTCGGTCGAGACGGTCACCATCATGCTGCTGCTGCTGGCGCTGCATTTCATGCCCAAGGTCACCCCGCACGAAAGCCCCATGGGGCTGAAGCTGCGGGACGGCGCCATTGCGCTGGGGGCCGGGGGCGGGGTGGCCGCGCTGGCCTATGCCTTCATGATGCGCGATATCGAGACAATTTCCGACTACCACCTTGCCAACAGCTATGAGGGCGGCGGCGGGACCAACGTGGTCAACGTCATCCTGGTGGATTTCCGGGGGTACGATACCTTTGGCGAGATCATCGTTCTGGGGATCGCCGGCCTGGTGATCTATGCGATGATGCATGCCTTGCTGGAAGGTCCGGCGGGGCGGCGTCTGAAGAACACGGATTATTCGCAGGACCGGTCGCGCGACCGTCACCCGCTGATGATGGTTGTCGTCACCCGCGTGCTGATGCCCATCGCCATCATGGTGGGGCTCTACTTCTTCCTGCGCGGTCATAACCAGCCGGGCGGCGGGTTTGTTGCGGGCCTGGTGATCGCGATCGCGCTGCTGATGCAGTACATGGCATCGGGCTTTGCCTGGACGCAGGAACGCCAGCGGATCGAATACCACACCCTGATCGGTCTTGGCGTCGTGGTTGCGGCCCTGACCGGGGTGGGGTCCTGGCTGGCGGGCCGGCCGTTCCTGACCAGCGCCTATACCTATGTGTCCCTGCCGCCGATCGAGAAATTCGAACTGGCCACGGCCATGCTGTTCGACCTTGGCGTGTTCCTGACGGTTCTGGGCGCGGTCATGTTGATGCTTTACAGCCTCAGCCGCATCGCCCGCTTTGCCGGCGAGACGGTGAATGTCGAAGCGATGGACTATGACCCGGGCGAAAGGGCCCAAGAACAAGCAGAGGCGGAGCGCTGA
- a CDS encoding Na+/H+ antiporter subunit C yields MEIIVASSIGVLTAGGVYLLLRLRTFPVILGLALLSYAVNVFLFASGGLAIDQPPILSKYGDASYTDPLPQALVLTAIVISFGMTAVLVMIGLGAYLEADSDRIDIAQDDDDAQAENERPA; encoded by the coding sequence ATGGAGATCATCGTTGCAAGCAGCATCGGCGTTTTGACCGCGGGCGGGGTCTACCTGCTTTTGCGGCTCAGGACCTTCCCTGTCATCCTTGGCCTGGCGCTGTTGTCCTATGCGGTGAACGTGTTCCTGTTCGCCAGCGGCGGGCTGGCCATCGACCAGCCGCCCATCCTGTCGAAATACGGCGATGCAAGCTATACCGACCCGCTGCCGCAGGCCCTGGTTCTGACGGCGATCGTCATTTCCTTCGGGATGACGGCCGTGCTGGTGATGATCGGGCTTGGCGCCTATCTCGAGGCGGACAGTGACCGGATCGACATCGCCCAAGACGATGACGACGCCCAAGCCGAAAATGAAAGGCCCGCATGA
- a CDS encoding monovalent cation/H+ antiporter subunit D codes for MMHWIILPVVLPALLAPIIGFVMRHDITLARIASVFGTGLLLAIALGLAVMAADGSTHVYRLGDWPAPFGIVLVLDRLSALMVLLTALLALIVLVHAIATGWDARGRHFHALFQFQLMGICGAFLTGDIFNLFVFFEILLIASYGLMIHSGGKERIRAGLQYVVMNLAGSTLFLFALGTLYTSTGTLNIADLAARLPEIPAEESSLVRVAVILLMIVFAVKAALFPVHFWLPASYANAPAPVAALFAIMTKVGAYAILRVHTTVFGPGSPGTEDLAGTWLFPAAIVTIAIGAFGVLGARRLMPLIAYSVIGSMGTLLVAVAVFSAPATSAALYYMVHSTFAAACLFLIADLVVTRRSSDALSPQPATVQNGLFAALFFGAAIAMAGMPPLSGFLGKLLVLDAIRQPGQMGWAWSAILIGSLLTIVGFARAGTVLFWKSTATAGPVLDETAELDAAQDLPAPATVAQVAPVMLALAILGGLAIFAGPVSAYLQDTSAQLFDRQGYVDAVLAPVEER; via the coding sequence ATGATGCACTGGATCATTCTACCGGTCGTTCTGCCGGCGCTGCTGGCTCCGATCATCGGCTTTGTCATGCGCCACGACATCACGCTGGCGCGCATCGCGTCGGTGTTCGGCACCGGTTTGCTGCTGGCGATTGCGCTGGGCCTTGCGGTCATGGCGGCGGATGGGTCGACCCATGTCTACCGTCTGGGCGACTGGCCCGCGCCCTTTGGCATCGTGCTTGTGCTGGACCGTTTGTCGGCGCTGATGGTGCTGTTGACCGCATTGCTGGCGCTGATCGTCCTGGTCCATGCCATCGCCACGGGCTGGGATGCGCGCGGGCGGCACTTCCATGCGCTGTTCCAGTTCCAGCTGATGGGGATCTGCGGCGCCTTCCTGACCGGCGACATCTTCAACCTGTTCGTGTTCTTCGAAATCCTGCTGATCGCCTCTTATGGTCTGATGATCCATTCCGGTGGCAAGGAGCGGATCCGCGCAGGCCTGCAATACGTGGTGATGAACTTGGCGGGATCGACGCTGTTCCTGTTTGCGCTGGGCACGCTTTATACCTCGACCGGGACGCTGAACATCGCGGACCTGGCGGCGCGCCTGCCTGAAATCCCGGCCGAGGAATCGTCGCTGGTGCGTGTCGCGGTGATCCTGCTGATGATCGTCTTTGCGGTAAAGGCGGCGCTGTTCCCGGTGCATTTCTGGCTGCCCGCGTCCTATGCCAACGCGCCTGCGCCAGTGGCGGCGCTGTTCGCGATCATGACCAAGGTCGGCGCCTATGCGATCTTGCGGGTCCATACCACGGTATTCGGCCCCGGCAGCCCGGGAACCGAGGACCTGGCCGGGACATGGCTGTTTCCGGCGGCCATCGTCACCATAGCCATCGGCGCCTTTGGCGTCCTGGGCGCACGCCGCCTGATGCCGCTGATCGCCTATTCGGTCATCGGGTCCATGGGCACCTTGCTGGTGGCGGTCGCGGTGTTTTCGGCCCCTGCGACCTCGGCCGCGCTGTACTACATGGTCCATTCGACCTTTGCCGCGGCCTGCCTGTTCCTGATCGCCGATCTTGTCGTCACGCGGCGATCCTCTGACGCGCTGAGCCCGCAACCCGCGACGGTGCAGAACGGGCTTTTCGCGGCACTGTTCTTTGGCGCGGCCATTGCGATGGCCGGGATGCCGCCGCTTAGCGGGTTCCTGGGCAAGCTGCTGGTGCTGGATGCGATCCGGCAGCCCGGCCAGATGGGCTGGGCCTGGTCCGCGATCCTGATCGGCTCGCTTTTGACCATCGTCGGGTTCGCCCGCGCCGGGACGGTCCTGTTCTGGAAATCCACCGCGACCGCCGGTCCGGTCCTGGACGAAACCGCCGAGCTTGACGCCGCGCAGGACCTGCCGGCCCCGGCAACGGTGGCACAGGTGGCGCCGGTGATGCTGGCGCTTGCGATCCTGGGGGGGCTGGCGATCTTTGCCGGGCCCGTGTCTGCCTATCTGCAGGACACCTCGGCCCAGCTGTTCGATCGCCAGGGATATGTCGATGCCGTTCTGGCCCCGGTTGAGGAGCGCTGA
- a CDS encoding Na+/H+ antiporter subunit E, giving the protein MLTRLIPHPLLSLTLVLVWLGLVNTFSLGNLILGAVFGLIIPIFTAAYWPDRPAIARPLKVAEYILVVMWDIVVANVQVAMIILFKREKDIHSQWIPVPLELTSAEAITVLAGTITMTPGTVSAMLAVDGSAILVHCLHTDDPDAVRDEIKARYERRLLEIFP; this is encoded by the coding sequence ATGCTGACCCGTCTTATCCCGCATCCGCTGCTTAGCCTGACGCTGGTCCTGGTCTGGCTGGGCCTGGTGAACACCTTTTCGCTGGGCAACCTGATCCTGGGCGCGGTCTTTGGCCTGATCATCCCGATCTTCACGGCGGCCTATTGGCCGGACCGCCCGGCCATCGCCCGCCCTCTGAAGGTTGCGGAATACATCCTGGTGGTGATGTGGGACATCGTCGTGGCGAACGTGCAGGTGGCCATGATCATCCTGTTCAAGCGCGAAAAGGACATCCATTCGCAGTGGATCCCGGTGCCGCTGGAGCTGACCTCGGCCGAGGCGATCACCGTCCTTGCCGGGACCATCACGATGACGCCGGGAACGGTGTCGGCGATGCTGGCGGTCGATGGCAGCGCGATCCTTGTGCACTGCCTGCACACCGATGATCCGGACGCCGTGCGCGACGAGATCAAGGCCCGCTATGAACGCCGCCTTCTGGAGATCTTCCCATGA
- a CDS encoding K+/H+ antiporter subunit F, with amino-acid sequence MIEYALYFTVGCYGVALLLNLWRIAVGPDAADRILALDTMVINVIALLVLHGIWRGTAMYFEAAMLIAMVGFVSTVAYCRFLLRGDIIE; translated from the coding sequence ATGATCGAATACGCCCTTTATTTCACGGTCGGCTGCTATGGCGTCGCGCTTTTGCTGAACCTTTGGCGCATCGCCGTCGGCCCCGACGCGGCCGACCGCATCCTGGCGCTGGACACCATGGTGATCAACGTGATCGCCCTGCTGGTGCTGCACGGGATCTGGCGCGGTACCGCGATGTATTTCGAGGCCGCGATGCTGATCGCCATGGTCGGGTTCGTCTCGACGGTTGCCTACTGCCGCTTTCTTCTGCGCGGCGACATCATCGAATAG
- a CDS encoding Na+/H+ antiporter subunit G, translated as MSFVAELLISIALVVSGIFGFVGSYGLVKLKHSLQRLHAPTKATTLGVGGVLIASMIFFYAKTGHVSVHELLITLFLFLSAPITANFIAKAYMARNLSEKELPESQGAFGWSVYDDPPEAGPERK; from the coding sequence ATGAGCTTTGTTGCGGAACTCCTCATCTCGATCGCGCTTGTCGTCAGCGGCATCTTTGGCTTTGTCGGCTCTTACGGGTTGGTCAAACTGAAACATTCGCTGCAACGGCTGCATGCCCCGACCAAGGCCACGACCCTTGGGGTGGGCGGCGTGCTGATCGCGTCGATGATCTTTTTCTACGCCAAGACCGGGCACGTTTCGGTGCACGAGCTTTTGATCACGCTGTTCCTGTTCCTGTCGGCGCCGATCACCGCCAATTTCATCGCCAAGGCCTATATGGCGCGCAACCTGAGCGAAAAGGAACTGCCCGAAAGCCAGGGGGCATTTGGCTGGTCTGTCTATGACGACCCGCCAGAGGCGGGCCCGGAGCGCAAGTAA
- a CDS encoding Crp/Fnr family transcriptional regulator, which translates to MDAPKPTLPRLDESLLTHLPPFSRLERRQIRTVLDQASVRRYDAGAHIFEEGAPADRFYMLLDGYVRVVRITATGEQVTALHIPAGQLLGIAKAIGRETYPATAMTATEALALSWPTRLWDDFVATYDGFATETYKTVGQRVGEMNTRVVEMATQQVEQRVANALLRLVNQTGRKVEDGIEIDFPITRQDLSELTATTLHTVSRLLSAWEKLGLVESRRKRIKVRDPHALVVLAQP; encoded by the coding sequence ATGGACGCGCCAAAACCGACTCTGCCGCGGCTTGATGAAAGCCTGCTGACGCATCTTCCGCCGTTTTCCCGGCTGGAGCGGCGGCAAATCCGTACGGTTCTGGATCAGGCCAGCGTCCGCCGCTATGACGCCGGGGCGCATATCTTTGAAGAAGGCGCGCCCGCCGACCGGTTTTACATGCTTCTGGATGGCTATGTGCGCGTGGTGCGGATCACTGCCACCGGTGAACAGGTGACCGCGCTGCATATCCCGGCGGGGCAATTGCTGGGCATCGCAAAGGCCATCGGGCGCGAAACCTATCCGGCCACCGCCATGACCGCGACCGAGGCGCTGGCGCTAAGCTGGCCGACCCGGTTGTGGGATGATTTCGTTGCGACCTACGATGGCTTTGCCACCGAAACCTACAAGACCGTGGGCCAGCGCGTTGGCGAAATGAACACCCGTGTGGTGGAAATGGCCACGCAGCAGGTCGAACAGCGCGTCGCCAATGCCCTGTTGCGGCTGGTCAACCAGACCGGGCGCAAGGTCGAGGACGGGATCGAGATCGACTTTCCCATCACCCGTCAGGACCTGTCGGAATTGACGGCGACCACGCTGCACACGGTCAGCCGCCTGCTCAGCGCCTGGGAAAAGCTGGGGCTGGTGGAAAGCCGGCGCAAACGGATCAAGGTCCGCGACCCTCATGCGCTGGTGGTGCTGGCGCAGCCCTGA
- a CDS encoding DUF1858 domain-containing protein → MNRPCIDDPGLSLSQVMASWPQTVAVFVRHRMLCVGCMVTPFHTITDACLEYDLDEDSFRDSLRQAIAAAPDQGCASTTSA, encoded by the coding sequence ATGAACCGCCCCTGCATTGACGATCCCGGGCTTTCACTGTCGCAGGTGATGGCGTCTTGGCCGCAGACCGTCGCGGTCTTTGTCCGGCACAGGATGCTGTGCGTGGGCTGCATGGTGACGCCGTTTCACACCATCACCGATGCCTGCCTGGAATATGACCTGGACGAAGACAGCTTTCGTGACAGCCTGCGGCAGGCCATCGCCGCGGCGCCCGATCAGGGCTGCGCCAGCACCACCAGCGCATGA
- a CDS encoding c-type cytochrome produces the protein MAEILTKSRARNIFYGGSVFFVVVFAVLSAQSHRYVVNTSTAGMPLTEEVALGKRVWERHSCINCHSLHGEGAYFAPEVGNVMTRWGVADDPQGAYETLDGWMNSQPSGIEGRRQMPHFEMTEEEMRGLAEFLRWADQTDTQGWPPNDAG, from the coding sequence ATGGCTGAAATCCTCACCAAATCGCGGGCGCGGAACATCTTTTACGGAGGCTCGGTCTTTTTCGTCGTCGTCTTCGCCGTGCTCAGCGCCCAAAGCCACCGGTATGTCGTCAACACCTCGACCGCCGGCATGCCGTTGACCGAAGAGGTCGCGCTGGGAAAACGCGTCTGGGAACGACATTCCTGCATCAACTGTCACAGCCTGCATGGCGAAGGCGCCTATTTCGCGCCCGAGGTCGGCAACGTGATGACCCGCTGGGGCGTCGCCGATGACCCGCAGGGCGCCTATGAAACACTGGACGGCTGGATGAACAGCCAGCCCTCGGGGATCGAGGGCCGCCGGCAGATGCCGCACTTTGAAATGACCGAAGAAGAGATGCGCGGGCTCGCGGAATTCCTCCGCTGGGCCGATCAGACCGACACCCAGGGCTGGCCGCCCAACGATGCCGGATAA
- a CDS encoding cbb3-type cytochrome c oxidase subunit I encodes MKYQSQKVALAYFVCAMALFGIQVLGGLLAGWIYVSPNFLSELLPFNIIRMIHTNALIVWLLLGFFGAAYFLIPEESEREIYSVKLAYIQLALLMVGTLGAVGSYLVGIHGGREFLEQPLWVKFGILVAALIFLFNVSMTVLAGKKTAITNVLLMGLWLLSLLWIFAFINPENLSLDKMYWWFVVHLWVEATWELVMAAILAFLLLKLTGVDREVVEKWLYVIVATALFSGILGTGHHFYWIGLPGYWQWVGSIFSTFEVIPFFLMMSFAFVMVWKGRKNHPNKAALLWSLGSSTVAFFGAGVWGFLHTLHGVNFYSHGTQITAAHGHLAFYGAYVALNLAIFTYAMPMLRGRAPYNQVLNMASFWLMTGGMAFMTFVLTFAGTIQTHMQRVVGDYYMEVQDSLSVFYLMRFGAGAAVVIGALLFIYSLLVVRKDEIIAPGSSATVPGE; translated from the coding sequence ATGAAATATCAATCTCAAAAGGTGGCGCTGGCCTATTTCGTCTGCGCAATGGCGCTGTTTGGCATCCAGGTGCTGGGCGGGCTGTTGGCGGGCTGGATCTATGTTTCGCCCAACTTTCTGTCCGAACTGCTGCCCTTCAACATCATCCGGATGATCCACACCAACGCGCTGATCGTCTGGTTGCTTCTGGGCTTTTTCGGCGCGGCCTATTTCCTGATCCCCGAGGAATCCGAGCGCGAGATCTACTCGGTCAAGCTGGCCTATATCCAGCTGGCGCTGCTGATGGTCGGCACGCTGGGCGCGGTGGGGTCCTACCTTGTGGGCATCCACGGCGGGCGCGAGTTCCTGGAACAGCCGCTTTGGGTCAAGTTCGGCATCCTTGTCGCGGCGCTGATCTTTCTTTTCAACGTGTCGATGACCGTTCTGGCGGGCAAGAAGACGGCCATCACCAATGTGCTGCTGATGGGGCTTTGGCTGCTGTCGCTGCTGTGGATCTTTGCTTTCATCAACCCCGAAAACCTGTCGCTTGATAAAATGTACTGGTGGTTCGTCGTGCACCTGTGGGTCGAGGCGACCTGGGAACTGGTGATGGCAGCGATCTTGGCCTTCCTGCTGCTGAAACTGACCGGGGTCGACCGCGAGGTGGTGGAAAAATGGCTGTATGTCATCGTCGCCACCGCCCTGTTCAGCGGCATCCTTGGCACCGGGCACCATTTCTACTGGATCGGGCTGCCGGGCTACTGGCAGTGGGTCGGGTCGATCTTTTCGACCTTCGAGGTGATCCCCTTCTTCCTGATGATGTCCTTTGCCTTTGTCATGGTCTGGAAGGGCCGCAAGAACCACCCCAACAAGGCCGCGCTGCTGTGGTCGCTGGGGTCCAGCACCGTCGCCTTTTTCGGGGCGGGTGTCTGGGGCTTCCTGCACACGCTGCACGGGGTCAACTTTTACAGCCACGGCACGCAGATCACCGCCGCGCATGGCCACCTGGCCTTTTACGGCGCCTACGTGGCGCTGAACCTGGCGATCTTTACCTATGCGATGCCGATGCTGCGGGGGCGCGCGCCCTACAACCAGGTGCTGAACATGGCCAGTTTCTGGCTCATGACCGGCGGCATGGCCTTCATGACCTTCGTGTTGACCTTTGCCGGCACCATCCAGACCCACATGCAGCGCGTGGTGGGTGACTACTACATGGAGGTGCAGGACAGCCTGTCGGTGTTCTACCTGATGCGCTTTGGCGCGGGGGCCGCCGTGGTGATCGGCGCGCTGCTGTTCATCTATTCGCTGCTGGTCGTGCGCAAGGACGAGATCATCGCCCCCGGATCCAGCGCAACCGTCCCCGGAGAGTGA